A segment of the Verrucomicrobiia bacterium genome:
TAAATCACCCTCGCTATTGTGCTGCCGCGTAAAATCGCTATAATCCGCCGCGCATGGTCCAATTACCAACCGCGGCTAATGATTTGATCGCGCTGCTGTCCCTGCCGGGGCTGTATTGCCTCATGCTATTATTTGGCCGCTGGCTCAAACGCAGCCACGGCGTCCGGCTGAATTGGTCCTATCATCTTTTTTCCTTCTGCATCGCGATCTATTTTCTCGCGGACCTCTTCGATTGGAAGCTGACCTACACCTGGCATGGGCAGGAGTATGAATACCACCGCGAATTGTTTGCGCTGGTCTGCATTCTCGGCGCTATTTTTATCATTTCACTCATTGATCGTTACATCTGGGATTTGTATTTCCGGCAAAAGCACCGCGTAAAAATTCCCAAGTTCGTCAGCGAGGTCGTCACGCTCTGCATCATCCTTATCAGCCTCGTCGTGATCATTCGGTTCGGCTACAACAAGCATATCGAGGGCCTCGTCATCGCGCCCAGCGTGCTTGCCGTCGTCGCCGGTCTCGCGATGCAAAACCTCCTCGGCAATATCATCGCCGGCCTCGCGCTGCAATTCGGGAAGAATTTCAAGGACGGCGACTGGCTCTTCGTGGACAACAAATACGCGCAGGTGATTGACATCAACTGGCGTTCCACCCGTCTGCGCACGGTGGACGATGTCTCCGTGGACATTCCGAACCTCGACATGTCCAAGTCGGTCATCGTCAATTTGAATCTGCCGCATCGTTTACACGCGATGCGCCTGTCAGTGTCCGTGGATTATGCCGCGCCGCCCACGCGCGTGAAAGATGTCCTGCTGCACGCCACATCGAACGCCAAGGGCGTTTCACCCGAGCATCGGCCCAGTGTTTTTCTCAAGAACTTCGCCGACTACGCCGTCGAATACGAAGTCAAGTTCTGGATGGATAACCACGACCACTACGATGATACCTGCGATGCCATCCGCACAAATATTTGGTACAGCTTCCAGCGCCACGGCATTCGCATTCCCTTTCCCATCCGCACCGTCCAGGTCGAGCGACCCGCGCGCAAAAAAGAAGAGGAAATCCAGACGACCGCGCGCATCATCCTGCGGCAGCATCCCCTGTTCAAGACGCTCACCGACGAGCAACTCGACGGCCTGCTGCCGCGCGGAAAATTGGTGCACTTCGGCCGCGGCGAAAAATTGATCGAGCAAGGCGACGAAGGCGAATCCATGTTCATCCTCGTCTCCGGCGAGGCGAACGTCGTCGTCCAAACCAATAACACTCCCGTGCATGTGGCGAGTTTGCGCAGCGGGGATTGCTTCGGAGAAATGTCCCTGCTGACCGGCGAACGGCGCAGCGCGACCATCCTGGCGCATACCGATTGTGAAGTCGTCGAGATCGGCAAGCCGGTTCTCGCGCGCAACCTCAAGGAAAATCCCGAACTGCTCGAGAAGCTGGGCGACTTGCTCGCCACCCGGCAAATGCACACCGAAGGCATCGTCGCCGCCAACACCCCCGAAGAAGTCACCGCCACCCAAATCATTTACACGAATACCTTCATGGATAAA
Coding sequences within it:
- a CDS encoding mechanosensitive ion channel family protein — encoded protein: MVQLPTAANDLIALLSLPGLYCLMLLFGRWLKRSHGVRLNWSYHLFSFCIAIYFLADLFDWKLTYTWHGQEYEYHRELFALVCILGAIFIISLIDRYIWDLYFRQKHRVKIPKFVSEVVTLCIILISLVVIIRFGYNKHIEGLVIAPSVLAVVAGLAMQNLLGNIIAGLALQFGKNFKDGDWLFVDNKYAQVIDINWRSTRLRTVDDVSVDIPNLDMSKSVIVNLNLPHRLHAMRLSVSVDYAAPPTRVKDVLLHATSNAKGVSPEHRPSVFLKNFADYAVEYEVKFWMDNHDHYDDTCDAIRTNIWYSFQRHGIRIPFPIRTVQVERPARKKEEEIQTTARIILRQHPLFKTLTDEQLDGLLPRGKLVHFGRGEKLIEQGDEGESMFILVSGEANVVVQTNNTPVHVASLRSGDCFGEMSLLTGERRSATILAHTDCEVVEIGKPVLARNLKENPELLEKLGDLLATRQMHTEGIVAANTPEEVTATQIIYTNTFMDKLKVFFEL